Proteins from a single region of Kluyveromyces lactis strain NRRL Y-1140 chromosome A complete sequence:
- the PRT1 gene encoding translation initiation factor eIF3 core subunit b (similar to uniprot|P06103 Saccharomyces cerevisiae YOR361C PRT1 Subunit of the core complex of translation initiation factor 3(eIF3) essential for translation part of a subcomplex (Prt1p-Rpg1p-Nip1p) that stimulates binding of mRNA and tRNA(i)Met to ribosomes), with protein MTTLESLKIEDIPVDDIDFSDLEREFQIQDGGVNFDNFLVVDGAPVAPEAKVPVLEKVLTKLFSQAGKVLDMQIPVEDGKTKGHLFIEMESVSAAKEAIQLFNGKKLDAKHRLLVNSLNDMEKYGSDDFESQSHEPVVPDFAPTDFLRSWLQNQDGRDQFVLQKGDMTRVFWNRLAHQPDGVGEARKNWSNDVVKFSPKGTYLLSFHDQGVTSWGGPNFDRLKRFFHPDVSRLDVSPTEKFLITFSMNPIKPGEDTPFGPESEGHQICVWDLATGFLMKTFGIPPNAKLQWPLIRFSYDDKYCGRLGPNALAIYDIENNFQLLDGKLHKVEGIQDFSFAPKGVQLTYNRRKSDPTTLLAYWTPETNNQSCKAFLMTLPNKRIVKTVNLVQVSNVSIHWHEQADFVCFQVDRHTKSKKTFFTNLEICKLNESEIPVEKIEMKDRVLELAWEPKGTRFVTISKMDNGGEENPMYPKNFVKFFAPEKKDNKDKDLAVLPDQLKWKLVKTVDQQFANCISWSPAGRFVAVCTIVNGKEIKKASLDFYDFDFTGEKTLNEVQDVKASLQAVAHIDNQFFTDLEWDSSGRFLTAWSSYSKHKLENGYTIYNCCGEAVRKEIVDQFRNFVWRPRPESLLSNAEKKKARKNLKQWSVKFEEQDAMESDSALRDLILKRRAELSAWVSYREQSKERLESEDSYTIFDNFESDKADETQYVTVEEVKEEILEETQEEVESFE; from the coding sequence atgaCCACTTTAGAGTCCTTAAAGATAGAAGATATTCCGGTTGATGACATCGACTTTTCCGATTTGGAAAGAGAATTCCAAATCCAGGATGGTGGTGTGAACTTTGACAACTTTTTGGTTGTCGATGGCGCTCCAGTTGCACCAGAAGCTAAAGTTCCGGTCTTAGAGAAGGTTTTGACCAAGTTGTTCAGTCAAGCCGGTAAAGTTCTGGATATGCAAATTCCAGTTGAAGATGGTAAAACCAAGGGTCATTTGTTTATTGAAATGGAATCTGTTTCAGCTGCTAAAGAAGCTATCCAGTTATTCAACGGTAAAAAGTTAGATGCCAAGCATAGATTGCTTGTCAACAGTTTAAATGATATGGAAAAGTATGGTTCTGACGATTTCGAATCACAATCTCACGAACCTGTTGTTCCAGACTTTGCGCCAACAGATTTCTTGAGATCTTGGTTGCAAAACCAAGACGGTAGAGACCAGTTTGTTCTACAAAAGGGTGACATGACCCGCGTATTCTGGAACAGATTGGCTCATCAACCTGATGGTGTCGGTGAAGCCAGAAAGAACTGGTCAAACGATGTCGTGAAGTTCTCACCAAAGGGTACTTATCTATTATCTTTCCATGACCAAGGTGTTACTTCTTGGGGTGGTCCAAACTTCGACAGATTGAAGAGATTTTTCCATCCAGACGTTTCCCGTCTAGATGTTTCTCCAACTGAGAAGTTTTTGATCACTTTCTCAATGAATCCAATTAAACCAGGTGAAGACACTCCATTTGGTCCTGAATCTGAAGGTCATCAAATTTGTGTTTGGGATCTTGCTACTGGTTTCCTAATGAAAACGTTCGGTATTCCACCAAATGCCAAGTTGCAATGGCCATTAATTAGATTCTCTTACGATGACAAATACTGTGGTCGTCTAGGTCCAAACGCTTTGGCTATTTAcgatattgaaaacaacTTCCAATTGTTGGATGGCAAACTTCACAAGGTCGAAGGTATTCAAGATTTCTCTTTCGCTCCAAAGGGTGTACAATTGACATacaacagaagaaagagtGACCCAACTACATTATTGGCATACTGGACTCCAGAAACTAATAACCAGTCATGTAAGGCTTTCCTAATGACTTTACCAAACAAGAGAATAGTCAAAACTGTCAATTTGGTTCAAGTTTCTAACGTTTCTATTCACTGGCATGAACAAGCAGACTTTGTCTGCTTCCAAGTTGATCGTCATACCAAGTCCAAGAAGACTTTCTTCAccaatttggaaatttgTAAGTTAAATGAATCCGAAATTCCTGTCGAGAAAATCGAAATGAAGGACCGTGTGTTGGAGTTAGCATGGGAACCAAAGGGTACTAGATTTGTCACTATTTCCAAGATGGATAATGGTGGTGAAGAAAACCCAATGTATCCAAAGAACTTTgtcaaattctttgctccagaaaagaaggataaTAAAGATAAGGATCTAGCCGTCTTACctgatcaattgaaatggaaactaGTAAAGACTGTTGATCAACAATTTGCCAATTGCATCTCTTGGTCCCCAGCTGGCCGTTTTGTCGCAGTGTGTACTATCGTTAATGGTAAGGAAATCAAGAAAGCATCTCTTGACTTCTACGACTTTGATTTCACTGGTGAAAAGACTTTGAATGAAGTCCAGGATGTCAAAGCATCTTTGCAAGCAGTTGCTCATATCGATaatcaattcttcactGATTTAGAATGGGATTCTTCCGGTAGATTCTTAACAGCTTGGTCTAGTTACAGCAAGCACAAGCTAGAAAATGGTTACACTATCTACAACTGCTGCGGTGAAGCTGTTCGTAAGGAGATCGTAGATCAATTCAGAAACTTCGTCTGGAGACCAAGACCAGAATCACTCTTGTCTAAcgctgaaaagaagaaggcaAGAAAGAATCTGAAACAATGGTCTGTCAAGTTCGAAGAACAGGATGCCATGGAAAGTGACAGTGCTTTGAGagatttgatcttgaagCGTCGTGCGGAATTGAGCGCATGGGTCTCTTACAGAGAGCAATCCAAGGAAAGATTGGAATCCGAAGACAGTTACACTATTTTCGACAACTTCGAAAGCGACAAAGCTGACGAAACTCAATATGTCACTGTGGAAGAAGTTAAGGAGGAAATCTTAGAGGAAACTCAAGAAGAGGTCGAATCGTTTGAATAA
- the BOL3 gene encoding Bol3p (similar to uniprot|P39724 Saccharomyces cerevisiae YAL046C), with translation MFRKTLTTLGRRLYSLTPEEKLITDKLSKELNPSSISVNDISGGCGSMFSINITSDKFKGLSIVKQHKLVNEILKDDIKRWHGLQLRTKKE, from the coding sequence ATGTTCCGTAAAACACTGACTACACTAGGGCGCCGTTTATATTCTCTGACTCCAGAAGAGAAGCTGATAACTGATAAGTTGAGTAAAGAGTTGAATCCCTCTTCCATCTCTGTTAATGACATCAGCGGAGGATGCGGATCGATGTTTTCTATTAATATTACAAGTGATAAGTTCAAAGGATTGTCGATAGTGAAACAACATAAACTAGTAAATGAGATTTTAAAAGACGATATTAAAAGATGGCATGGTTTGCAACTCCGTaccaagaaagaataa
- the BOL1 gene encoding Bol1p (similar to uniprot|Q3E793 Saccharomyces cerevisiae YAL044W-A Similar to pombe uvi31 putative DNA repair protein) gives MSFRSIFRQMSSVAANRSIDGPIAQRITKKVKDTFPDLSHFAIFNDSYKHSGHHGIQDAANKIESHFRLEIVSGLFKGKSLPMRHRMVYGMLNEEFDDGVHALQLTTKTPEEYAKKHAEN, from the coding sequence ATGAGTTTTAGATCAATATTTCGCCAGATGTCGTCGGTAGCAGCGAACAGAAGCATAGATGGTCCCATTGCTCAGAGGATCACcaaaaaagtgaaagatACTTTCCCAGATCTTTCACATTTTGCTATTTTCAATGACTCATACAAGCATAGCGGTCATCATGGGATTCAAGATGCTGCGAACAAGATTGAATCACACTTCAGACTAGAGATAGTGAGCGGATTGTTCAAAGGGAAAAGCCTTCCCATGAGACACCGAATGGTATATGGGATGCTAAATGAGGAATTTGATGATGGGGTACATGCTTTACAGCTAACGACAAAAACTCCGGAGGAGTATGCCAAGAAGCATGCTGAAAATTGA
- the GCV3 gene encoding glycine decarboxylase subunit H (similar to uniprot|P39726 Saccharomyces cerevisiae YAL044C GCV3 H subunit of the mitochondrial glycine decarboxylase complex required for the catabolism of glycine to 5 10-methylene-THF expression is regulated by levels of levels of 5 10-methylene-THF in the cytoplasm) yields MFSSSISRTAFVSSRIAKSTVSRLFLRAQSTNALNQSQLPFTFSQTGPKTVKYTTQHEWVAAHPDGSAFIGITKYAADALGDATYVELPDVDTELEAGDSFGSVESVKSASEIYSPVAGTVVEVNEALSDSPQLINSDPAGEGWIIKIKINDEADLQSDELLSLEQYEAHLKEDH; encoded by the coding sequence ATGTTCTCTTCATCTATTTCTCGTACTGCTTTTGTCTCTTCTCGTATTGCGAAGAGCACAGTTTCTCGTTTGTTCTTGAGAGCTCAATCGACAAATGCTTTAAACCAATCTCAATTGCCTTTCACTTTCTCTCAAACCGGTCCAAAAACCGTTAAATACACTACACAGCATGAATGGGTTGCTGCTCATCCAGATGGATCTGCCTTCATTGGTATTACCAAGTACGCAGCCGATGCACTTGGTGATGCCACTTACGTCGAATTGCCAGATGTTGATACCGAATTAGAGGCTGGCGATTCGTTTGGTTCTGTTGAATCCGTCAAGTCTGCATCTGAAATTTACTCTCCTGTCGCTGGTACTGTCGTGGAAGTGAACGAAGCTTTGTCTGACTCGCCACAATTGATCAACAGCGACCCAGCTGGTGAAGGTTGGATCATCAAGATTAAAATTAACGATGAGGCAGATTTACAATCCGATGAATTGTTATCGCTAGAGCAGTACGAAGCTCATCTAAAGGAAGACCATTGA
- the PDE2 gene encoding 3',5'-cyclic-nucleotide phosphodiesterase PDE2 (similar to uniprot|P06776 Saccharomyces cerevisiae YOR360C PDE2 High-affinity cyclic AMP phosphodiesterase component of the cAMP-dependent protein kinase signaling system protects the cell from extracellular cAMP contains readthrough motif surrounding termination codon), with product MTVHVCCVGPCVEVIKRLSRDSDHVSIQKFDSVTQVMMWFFQKRLQDKSMTFEGSCLFICYDPIRTKLRSTSVLNSMDPETLSCFISDMFPCFNVMCVPSANFIDYYESVILNTDMIGNDDSDEDMDRISSVYRWMYSGSESLTDGSEEHHDLPCSNNLYTMASHLAYVNSNDRLKRERVPIWDYIDITDMIKSNLSHNDAYYWKCLDSWDFCAHSLNCTELIWCAYLLFHKLNTESNLSHAPPSTNRLLLMLLNIEAAYHQGNKFHNFRHAVDVLQATYQLCHLLELPKLASFLLCIAAIGHDVAHPGTNNMLFNKYVSPISKYYKEQSVLENFHADIYLDILSHYWPELSQEFTGIKDSIIATDMALHNHYVETIKQETGPNLTGLTSLIIKAADISNVTRPLLISAKWAALISMEFKECAVLEKNLVELADAKDDEKKRISYKLDLDFDSYSELPSNIDDILKEFPNIPKGQAFFIDTFALSLFSGLGLKYKQLQFLVDNVENNRKFWMERGD from the coding sequence ATGACTGTTCATGTTTGTTGTGTGGGACCGTGTGTCGAAGTAATAAAACGGTTATCACGAGATTCGGATCATGTTTCTATTCAAAAGTTTGATTCCGTTACACAAGTTATGATGTGGTTTTTCCAGAAACGACTACAAGATAAATCCATGACGTTTGAAGGTTCGTGTTTGTTCATTTGTTATGATCCCATTAGAACGAAACTTAGGTCTACCTCTGTGTTGAATTCAATGGACCCAGAAACTTTATCCTGTTTTATTTCTGATATGTTCCCATGTTTCAATGTGATGTGTGTCCCATCTGCGAATTTCATTGACTATTATGAGTCTGTTATTCTCAACACCGATATGATCGGTAACGATGATTCAGATGAGGATATGGATAGAATATCGAGTGTTTACAGATGGATGTATTCAGGTTCAGAATCTTTGACAGACGGATCGGAAGAACATCATGACCTACCTTGTTCCAATAATTTGTACACCATGGCATCACATCTTGCATATGTAAATTCTAATGATAGATTGAAAAGGGAAAGGGTGCCGATTTGGGATTATATTGACATTACAGATATGATTAAATCTAATTTGTCCCATAATGATGCGTACTATTGGAAATGTCTAGATAGCTGGGATTTTTGCGCTCATTCGTTAAACTGTACTGAGTTGATCTGGTGTGCTTATCTACTCTTCCACAAATTAAATACAGAATCCAACCTTTCGCACGCCCCACCATCCACTAACCGTCTGTTGCTGATGCTTTTGAATATCGAGGCCGCATATCACCAGGGTAACAAATTTCATAACTTTAGACACGCTGTTGATGTATTACAGGCCACGTATCAGTTATGTCATTTATTAGAACTACCTAAACTGGCTTCGTTTTTGCTGTGCATAGCGGCAATTGGTCACGATGTTGCTCACCCAGGAACAAATAATATGTTGTTCAACAAATATGTTTCACCAATCTCAAAATACTATAAGGAACAATCAGTATTGGAAAATTTCCATGCAGACATTTATTTGGACATTTTATCACATTATTGGCCCGAACTTTCCCAAGAATTCACAGGAATAAAAGATTCTATAATAGCCACGGATATGGCTTTACACAATCACTATGTGGAAACTATAAAACAGGAAACAGGACCTAATTTAACTGGATTGACATCACTCATTATAAAGGCGGcagatatttcaaatgtGACAAGGCCTTTGTTGATATCTGCGAAATGGGCTGCTCTAATATCAATGGAGTTCAAGGAATGTGCTGTATTGGAGAAAAACTTAGTTGAATTGGCAGATGCGAAAGACgacgaaaagaaaagaataagtTACAAATTGGatcttgattttgattcttATTCAGAACTGCCCTCAaatattgatgatatcttgaaagaatttcCAAACATTCCAAAGGGTCAAGCATTCTTTATTGATACATTTGCATTGAGCTTGTTTTCAGGGTTGGGACTTAAGTACAAACAGCTTCAATTTTTAGTTGATAACGTtgaaaacaacagaaaGTTCTGGATGGAAAGAGGTGACtga